tcttATCCGGGAGTTGTACTTGGACAGCCGCCATCCGGttggaaatgttgaaaaacaatATCCCTTAttgtttaaaagatttttatttgactcCTTACTCTCCCGGATTCAACGTGAAATTTTCATGTTAAACATTTCCGTTGATTTTAATGGGTAATTTTATATAGGGTATTCCATTAGACTCGCGGATAGTACCGGAAGACTAagcagttgaaataaaaatccgcaatttttttttttagctatttaGTACAAATTGATGTCCATCCAtcgtgaaattttgaaaaaaatccatataAGGATCACCTTAAAGTACATGCACATGTGACATAGCTACATATTTCATTAACTGTTCTGTTTTGTTTCCTTCTTGTTGACAACCCTTAGTCTAGTctatgggcacgttcaaagagctaacataaagctatcggatagctttttgttgttgtaaacaatgttaaaaattagcaaggaaacgaaccattttctgtcaaaaaataatctgaaggtatcccagaatttctggtatacctcaggtatccgagtgatcagctgatatacatttggcttttttttattttgattacttttcgggcgattattcagcttcaaaataaaaaaaaattgcaagaaataaagtcaaagcgattgtgcaagtactattcaacaataaaaaaaatgtaatttgctcaaaagaaaaagtttcctcttctcaatatttacatattttttttagtagctgcttgggcaagctatctggatacctctttgttcaaaaagatattccagatacgggtatctcagatagcctatccgataggtgtttgaacgtgccctaTGTCTATTCTTCGATACTTTCACTTTTATCATTAGCAGAGAGCAATGATACAACATACTGTGCGCACCTATCTACCTGTTTCGATAAACTATAAAATTTGAAGGTCTTTCTTTTGTAATTCCACACCAATTTTgtgggagacggacagaatcccgaaatccaaaatccagaaagaccaaaatcccgaaaacccaaaatcccgaaaacccaagatcccgaaaacccaaaatcccgaaaacccagaatcccgaaaacccaaaatcccgaaaacccagaatcccgaaaaaccaaaatcccgaaaacccaaaatccagaaaggccaaaatcccgaaaaaaaaaacagaaaaaataaaaaactcttcaaaactgtgtttcactgaaatttaaactgaaatataaaattaaaaccaatcaaaaacaatttaaacatacaattattataagttaaatattaaaactcataattcttttgatttaagtccaacgattttccaacttaactcaatcattacaaaacactgctgaaatcacaataagaacttgaaatcatgtaaaaaagatatattaacggaatcataaacttatattgttttttacgtaataacaccttaatttctcacttaggattgttttcgaaaccgaaatcccgaaaaattatataaaatgaaaaatttgcgcaaatttttcattttatataatttttcgggatttcgggatcccattcgggattttgggttttcgggattctgggttttcgggattctgtgttttcgggattctgggttttctggattctgggttttcgggattctgggttttcgggattctgggttttcgggattatgggttttcgggattttgggttttcgggattttgggttttcgggattttgtccccaatcccaattttgttgcaaaatcaaaaaaatcattaggAAAAAAGGCaccacaatttttaattttttttatttggttaaaAATTGTAAAGAAGCTAAACGCAACGAAATTAATTATACGATTACCTACGTATTCAAATCtcaagttttccaaaaaaaaaaatagaatgcacgactggggtcgcactaACTTGCTcatgcagttcaaagcacttctatgttagtttacttgtaaaTTTTACGAGCTgcttctatataaattttaaagaaattctgttgaggttggggaagagccgacatttaaggcaaatttttttatacgaaaaaaaaaatttatttgactttttttggaaaaaataaaaatgcagttttattgcaatagctttgaatattacgtctgcaaagtttaaaaaaaaacgttagagccgttttctagttatttggtttgaattgaaaaatttgtatgggaggtacactttagcaagatataaaaaaaaaaacaacaaaaaaacaactttcagaattccataaaaatcatctgtaccaaatttaaagaaaatccatccacgcgtTTGCATTCCGAGTAACAAGCATCTAGTTTGATAATTCAAATGAGTTTGTCCAGACAACTGAAATGTTCTCAAAGAATatctcaaacatttttttccgaattttttCAATCCTAtctgataatttttttgaagttgggTTCCAGATAATACAATTATATTCCAAAATTGGACGAACGATAAACAATATATAGCTTTAAGTGTATATGGATCTTTGAAATCCGACGAATTTCGTTTGAGAAAGCCAAGCATATAGTTTGCTTTCGACACTATGTAAGTAACATGAGATTCAAAAGTAAGCTTATCATCGAAAATAACACCCAAGTCTATTGATTCATTGACCCTGCATAAGGAACTTCCATTAATATTATAATCTAAAATTATGGGACTAAGTTTCCGAGAAAACGTCATAAATGAACACTTAGAAAAGTTGAGCATTAGATCATTAATTTTACACCAACGCTCAAACGAATATAAATCTTGCTGAAATTCGAGACAATCATTCAATgtaaattcaatcctaagtgggctttaggtctaggattgaatttatattcaaaaataaggtcacgaaaataggaATTATCAATCATTCAATGTGCCAATGACTTTAAATAACTTGATATCGTCTGCAAACATTAACATTTCGGATACAGATAACACAGATGGGGCATCATTTATAAAAAGAGCGAGCAATGGTGGGCCAAGATGACTGCCTTCTGGAACACCTGAGTGCACAATTATAGAATAAGAAACCAAGTCACCTATTTTCAGTATATGCTTCCTACCACTGAGATAAGACATAAACTATTTTAGTAAAGTTCCATCAAAACCataagattttaaatttttaattaaaatttggtgATTGACTCTACTAAATGCTTTTACAAAATCCGTGTCAACCACATCCATTTGGCTATGTTTTTCTAAtgcattaaaacattttttggaaaaacaagcTAATTTTATGGAAGTAGAACGGACACTAAAAAATCCATGTTGGGAGatagaaatatgattttttattaCGCTGTATAGTTtagtttttacaattttatccAGTAACTTAGGAATAACTGCTAATTTACTTATAGGACgatagtttaatatttttcttttgtcacCCGACTTAAAAATCGGATTTACAGTTGTACCTCAAAAGTGAGCTGCACTGTTCTCATAGATCACTTCTTATTTAAACTCACTTTTGAGTTTGTTCTTTTTCTGAACTATAGGATTTTTCCAAAAGTATGCTCAAAGTGactaacttaaaaaataattgagctTTATTATCAAATAAGAGTTAAGCTTTCACCTGATCTCAATTTTGAGCTGCTAGCTCAgtgggaattatttttttttttcagaataaatGAATGATTCAATTACTCTTTCTATACTCTGTTTACTctgattttgtttgttatttcataaaatgttttttttttcttttaatttcagtGATCTTCTGAAGATATGAACAACATTCGCTAATCAATCAGGCGGAAAGGGGTTGCAGAAGGAGTTTGGACACAAGTACAAAATCCAATCTGCATCTGAATCTCTTACCGCCGCAtgcaacaacaaacaaaaatcaaatcatAAACTTTGTCTACATTGGGAAAAAGGGAAAATtctcgaaaataaaaatacaatttgaaaCTATTCAAAATGGGTGCCACAACATCATCGGACTACCCAATGCCATCGACCTCGGGAATGCAATCAACTTCTTCTGGTCTTGGTGGCAGCAGCGGTGGTCCTGGTGGAGGGCCTCATTTCCGTGAACAGCGACGGAAGCGAGTAACTGGCTTTGCAACGCTTAAAAGAAAATTCATTCGACGACGTCGCTCGTCGAAAGCTTGTGACCATGCCAGGGTATTACGAGACTTTGTATCGGACTGGAGTCCCTTAGAATTGGCTGCCCTCTGTGAGGAATATGAGGCATTAGCTGCACTCAAAGATCTCTCAGTGCAGGCAGAATTGGCTCGACCACCAGCAACCACTTTTAAACAGGATCTGGCCAATTTATTTGACATGAAGACATGCACCGATTGTGATTTAGtattccgcggaactatctttCCCGTACACAGGTCGATCCTTTCATCAAGGTGTTCGTACTTTCGTGATCTATTAGCAGGGTGTCCGGGCTTCGGAGCGCGTATCTGCCTTGAACTGCCATCTTCGCCAATTGACGTACAAATGTTCTCATCACTGCTGCGTTACTTGTACACAGGTGATCTTTGTCCCCACGATCCCAGCATCGACATAAATCTCTTACGACAACTGGGCGACGATTTTGGTACCCCAAATCCTCTAGAACATGATTTGAGGTATTTATTAGAAACGGGAGACTATGCTGACGCAGCGCTAGTGTTCACCTCTGAAGGCAATGACTATCACCGCCCCGATTCAGGCAGTTCAGAGTATGGTTTTCGACCAAAGCTAGAGCTGCCGTGCCACAAAGCCATTTTGAGTGCTCGCTCGCCGTTCTTTCGAAATCTCATTCAACGGCGGACGCGAAACGTCGATGAATACACAGAGCGGGCTCTGCATGTTCCAACACGCATTGTGCTAGACGAAACTGTGATTCCGAAGAGATATGCTCGTGTGCTGTTGCATGCCATTTACTTGGACACTGTTGACTTGTCCTTGATTTTGAGAGGTGCTGGCAGTGGCAACAGCGCAGGCAGCCTTGGAGAAGTACACGCCCTCACTCATACAGGCCGTGCGCGTCCAACTCCGCTAGAAGAAGCAATGGAACTTTATCAAATTGGACGATTCTTGGAGTTGGATATACTGGCTCAAGGATGCGAAGACCTGATACTTGAGTGGCTGTCACTGGATACACTGCCAACGGTTTTAAAATGGGGCAACCAACCACACGGCTCGGCATGGGTATTCCGGCAAGCGTGTCAGTATTTACGTGAAGAGTTCTCGGCGGTCATATCATCACCAGTTTTGCATCAGTTGGACAAGACGCAGTTGATCTGCGCTCTGCAAAGCAACTTCTTACAAGCTTCCGAGCTGGAAGTACTTCAGGCTGTTCTCAAATGGGGTGAGCAGGAGCTGATTCGTCGTATGGAAGATCGTGAACCGAATCTCTTAAGTCATACCGCACATTCAGTCACACGGAAGGGTGTGAAGAAACGCGATCTAAGCGATGTTGAGTTGAGAGAGATTTTGTCAGAGTTGCTGCCTCTGGTGCGAATGGATCATGTTCTCCCGCCAAATAGTGATATCCTCTGCCAGGCCATTCGGAGAGGTCTCGTTAGCACACCACCTTCACACATGATTGGTGACGAACGTGAGAATCTGCGTGTGAACGCTTGGATTCGAGGTGGCAAGAATCAGGGACTGTTCGTACGTCCTCGTCTCTTTATGCCGTACTTTGAGGAGGTTAAAGCCTTACTCGAAGATCGAATGGCATCATCACATCACGTTGAGCTTCTTCGAATGCGACGATCACGACACTTGCCCGATATTCCAGACACTCTTTACATGGTGTCTCGAATGAACGCTGCCGGAAGTGGTGGTGTTGGTGCCCCATCGGGACCGGACAACATTGATATGTTGGCCGCAGCAGCTGCCATTCCCCCACCCGACGGACCCACAATGACGGCAATGTTCAAGCGCGAGCACAAATTACGGCAGTCGCCCATGTGCCAGAGGGCTCTGCTCCTTCCACTCTCTTCCAAGCACGAAATCAATCGCCAGATTCGACTACGAGTAGTGCGCGAGTTCAATTTGCCAGATCCTGTGTCGGAGTTGCTAGAGAGCACGTTGAGCAGTCAAGGCGGACAAGATGAGGTTGCTGCCAACAATACGACACAGACTGATGACATCGATGATGATGATCAGACACCACCGCCATCGCCGGCGTTGGCTGGCGGCAATGATGCCACCTCAGTACAAAATAATTTACCATGTTACAGTCGAAACATGACATTTCCACGACAACATTTGAGTGTTGGTCCGTCACATCATGGCTCAGGTGCTATCGGAGGAGGAGGCGGAGGGGGAGGACTCGGTGGCGGTGGAAGTAGTTATGGGTCTAGACACTCATCGGGTCATAGAGTTGATTTGCCGGCATTAATAACCGAAGGTGATTATCGGCAATTTGCACCGATGAATGATGGTGGGGTGGATGGTGCCAATGGCGGATGTGAAGGTGGGCATTTGTCGGATATGATGCCGGATGTTGCAATGGCAACAGCTTCTTTGGGACAATTGCATTTGGCTGGTGAGCCACCGGATAGCTTGCAGTTGGATCTAGGCGATGGACCAAGTCACATCATGGGCGCAGCTGGACCAATCGGATTGCGAGGATTGCAGGTGagctctttttgtttttatattttttaaaaaaggttctGCCTTTTTATCAGAAGTCTTTTGTCTGCAAATTTTTTCTTATCTCATTacttactccagtcaaagcgtcatttgaccttgcgctgagaggcactgtctgtttttatttcatggatcgatgggggtacATTTAAAAgacttaaacccaatttctcaccacctgatcattctttttagcggagttattcacaaaaatgcattttttgggatattttacttctaagctaatatctttgctccagaatGTCGTAGAcccaaaaataaacatacattctcttccttataatattttctatcgttgtatgtaagttcattgtatttgagtgagtaaatataaaatggcagccatttaaagtcaaattcttgttgttaaaaaacacatttttgtcattatttcgaaaaaagcttatatcatgattgacatttttctaacctattttgtagtcctgtttatgtcctgcattttaaagaaaaaatgagctctttatcaccaaagatggccgacctattgataaatgaacgcatgcaaaaccggtgcgaaaacacccaaaaatatcgttttttgggaataactcgacatcagaatgtcctacggcaaaaaataaagcaatgaattgttcgttacaacattttctatcaatttagtgcacattctttttgttgaaacaaataaaaaataagtaatattaagtcaaagtgtttttttttgtttagcaaactctt
This DNA window, taken from Episyrphus balteatus chromosome 2, idEpiBalt1.1, whole genome shotgun sequence, encodes the following:
- the LOC129908892 gene encoding BTB/POZ domain-containing protein 7, producing the protein MGATTSSDYPMPSTSGMQSTSSGLGGSSGGPGGGPHFREQRRKRVTGFATLKRKFIRRRRSSKACDHARVLRDFVSDWSPLELAALCEEYEALAALKDLSVQAELARPPATTFKQDLANLFDMKTCTDCDLVFRGTIFPVHRSILSSRCSYFRDLLAGCPGFGARICLELPSSPIDVQMFSSLLRYLYTGDLCPHDPSIDINLLRQLGDDFGTPNPLEHDLRYLLETGDYADAALVFTSEGNDYHRPDSGSSEYGFRPKLELPCHKAILSARSPFFRNLIQRRTRNVDEYTERALHVPTRIVLDETVIPKRYARVLLHAIYLDTVDLSLILRGAGSGNSAGSLGEVHALTHTGRARPTPLEEAMELYQIGRFLELDILAQGCEDLILEWLSLDTLPTVLKWGNQPHGSAWVFRQACQYLREEFSAVISSPVLHQLDKTQLICALQSNFLQASELEVLQAVLKWGEQELIRRMEDREPNLLSHTAHSVTRKGVKKRDLSDVELREILSELLPLVRMDHVLPPNSDILCQAIRRGLVSTPPSHMIGDERENLRVNAWIRGGKNQGLFVRPRLFMPYFEEVKALLEDRMASSHHVELLRMRRSRHLPDIPDTLYMVSRMNAAGSGGVGAPSGPDNIDMLAAAAAIPPPDGPTMTAMFKREHKLRQSPMCQRALLLPLSSKHEINRQIRLRVVREFNLPDPVSELLESTLSSQGGQDEVAANNTTQTDDIDDDDQTPPPSPALAGGNDATSVQNNLPCYSRNMTFPRQHLSVGPSHHGSGAIGGGGGGGGLGGGGSSYGSRHSSGHRVDLPALITEGDYRQFAPMNDGGVDGANGGCEGGHLSDMMPDVAMATASLGQLHLAGEPPDSLQLDLGDGPSHIMGAAGPIGLRGLQHQLPPSNYHHFMQRSDSPFDVLRQGQPSPAPPQGTYNSGPPRYL